From Anas acuta chromosome 11, bAnaAcu1.1, whole genome shotgun sequence, the proteins below share one genomic window:
- the KBTBD8 gene encoding kelch repeat and BTB domain-containing protein 8 isoform X1, with the protein MAALGEPSKFSQTLNGIPSSNTVSGGMDPFHACSILQQLKTMYDEGQLTDIVVEVDHGKTFSCHRNVLAAISPYFRSMFTSGLTESTQKEVRIVGVEAESMHLVLNYAYTSRVMLTEANVQALFTAASIFQIPSIQDQCAKYMISHLDPQNSIGVFIFADHYGHQELKDRSQDYIRKKFLSVTKEQEFLQLRKDQLISILDSDDLNVDKEEHVYDSIIRWFEHEQNKREVHLPEIFAKCIRMPLLEETFLEKIPPMFAQAMAKSCVQKGQHSANGYTQRLGMTASEMIICFDAAHKHSGKKQTVPCLDSVTGRVFKLCKPPNDLREVGILVSPDNDIYIAGGYRPSSSEVSIDHRAESDFWMYDHSGNRWIPKAPLLRARIGCKLVHCCGKLYAIGGRVYEGDGRNSLKSVECYDSRENCWTAVCPMPVAMEFHSAVEYKDNIYVLQGEFFLCYDPQKDYWGFLTPMTVPRIQGLATVYNDSIYYIAGTCGNHQRMFTVEAYDIEQNKWTRKKDFPCDQSINPYIKLVLLKNKLHLFVRATQVTVEEHVFRTSRKNSLYQYDEVTDQWQKVYETPDRLWDLGRHFECVVAKLYPQCLQKVI; encoded by the exons ATGGCAGCGCTAGGAG aaCCAAGTAAGTTTTCACAAACACTGAATGGAATTCCTTCTTCAAACACAGTCAGCGGTGGAATGGACCCCTTCCATGCCTGCAGTATTCTTCAACAGCTTAAAACCATGTATGATGAAGGACAACTGACAGATATCGTGGTGGAAGTGGATCATGGGAAAACATTCTCCTGTCATAGGAATGTTCTTGCTGCAATCAGTCCTTATTTCAG atcTATGTTCACTAGCGGCCTTACAGAGAGTACCCAGAAAGAAGTTCGTATAGTTGGTGTTGAAGCAGAGTCAATGCATTTAGTATTGAACTATGCATATACCTCCAGAGTAATGCTGACAGAGGCCAACGTTCAAGCTTTGTTCACTGCAGCTAGTATCTTCCAGATCCCTTCCATACAAGACCAGTGTGCTAAATACATGATCAGTCATTTGGACCCACAGAACTCCATTGGGGTGTTTATCTTTGCTGATCACTATGGTCATCAGGAACTCAAAGACAGATCACAAGACTACATTCGTAAAAAGTTTCTGAGTGTCACCAAAGAGCAAGAGTTTCTTCAGTTGAGAAAAGACCAACTCATAAGTATACTCGACAGTGATGATTTAAATGTAGACAAAGAAGAACATGTTTATGACAGCATTATAAGGTGGTTTGAGCATGAACAAAATAAGAGAGAAGTGCACCTTCCAGAAATATTTGCCAAATGCATCCGTATGCCTCTGTTGGAAGAGACATTTTTAGAGAAAATCCCTCCCATGTTTGCACAGGCTATGGCCAAAAGCTGTGTACAAAAGGGACAACATAGTGCCAATGGCTATACACAACGGCTTGGAATGACTGCTTCTGAAATGATCATATGCTTTGATGCTGCCCACAAACACTCAGGAAAGAAGCAAACAGTGCCTTGTTTAGATTCGGTCACAGGGAGAGTGTTTAAACTATGCAAGCCACCAAATGACTTGAGGGAGGTTGGAATTCTTGTATCTCCTGATAACGATATTTATATTGCGGGTGGTTACAGACCAAGCAGCAGCGAGGTCTCCATTGACCACAGAGCAGAGAGTGATTTCTGGATGTATGATCACTCTGGCAATAGGTGGATCCCGAAAGCTCCTTTGTTGCGAGCCAGAATAGGCTGCAAATTGGTTCATTGCTGTGGTAAACTGTATGCAATAGGTGGTCGTGTTTATGAAGGAGACGGGCGAAACTCTCTCAAGTCTGTGGAGTGTTATGACAGCCGGGAGAACTGTTGGACAGCTGTCTGTCCAATGCCGGTAGCAATGGAGTTTCATAGTGCTGTGGAATATAAGGATAACATCTATGTTTTACAGG GAGAATTTTTTCTCTGCTATGATCCTCAGAAGGATTACTGGGGGTTTTTGACCCCAATGACTGTGCCTAGAATCCAAGGCTTGGCAACTGTGTACAATGACTCCATCTACTACATAGCTGGAACCTGTGGAAACCATCAACGTATGTTTACCGTAGAGGCCTATGACATTGAACAGAATAAGTGGACTCGAAAAAAAGACTTCCCGTGTGATCAATCCATTAACCCATACATAAAACTCGTACTCCTCAAAAACAAACTCCACCTGTTTGTCAGAGCTACTCAAGTCACTGTTGAAGAACACGTTTTCAGAACCAGCAGGAAGAATTCGCTCTATCAGTACGATGAGGTTACCGACCAATGGCAAAAAGTATACGAGACTCCAGATAGGCTCTGGGATTTAGGCCGGCATTTTGAATGTGTTGTTGCTAAATTGTATCCGCAGTGTCTTCAgaaagttatttaa
- the KBTBD8 gene encoding kelch repeat and BTB domain-containing protein 8 isoform X2, with product MDPFHACSILQQLKTMYDEGQLTDIVVEVDHGKTFSCHRNVLAAISPYFRSMFTSGLTESTQKEVRIVGVEAESMHLVLNYAYTSRVMLTEANVQALFTAASIFQIPSIQDQCAKYMISHLDPQNSIGVFIFADHYGHQELKDRSQDYIRKKFLSVTKEQEFLQLRKDQLISILDSDDLNVDKEEHVYDSIIRWFEHEQNKREVHLPEIFAKCIRMPLLEETFLEKIPPMFAQAMAKSCVQKGQHSANGYTQRLGMTASEMIICFDAAHKHSGKKQTVPCLDSVTGRVFKLCKPPNDLREVGILVSPDNDIYIAGGYRPSSSEVSIDHRAESDFWMYDHSGNRWIPKAPLLRARIGCKLVHCCGKLYAIGGRVYEGDGRNSLKSVECYDSRENCWTAVCPMPVAMEFHSAVEYKDNIYVLQGEFFLCYDPQKDYWGFLTPMTVPRIQGLATVYNDSIYYIAGTCGNHQRMFTVEAYDIEQNKWTRKKDFPCDQSINPYIKLVLLKNKLHLFVRATQVTVEEHVFRTSRKNSLYQYDEVTDQWQKVYETPDRLWDLGRHFECVVAKLYPQCLQKVI from the exons ATGGACCCCTTCCATGCCTGCAGTATTCTTCAACAGCTTAAAACCATGTATGATGAAGGACAACTGACAGATATCGTGGTGGAAGTGGATCATGGGAAAACATTCTCCTGTCATAGGAATGTTCTTGCTGCAATCAGTCCTTATTTCAG atcTATGTTCACTAGCGGCCTTACAGAGAGTACCCAGAAAGAAGTTCGTATAGTTGGTGTTGAAGCAGAGTCAATGCATTTAGTATTGAACTATGCATATACCTCCAGAGTAATGCTGACAGAGGCCAACGTTCAAGCTTTGTTCACTGCAGCTAGTATCTTCCAGATCCCTTCCATACAAGACCAGTGTGCTAAATACATGATCAGTCATTTGGACCCACAGAACTCCATTGGGGTGTTTATCTTTGCTGATCACTATGGTCATCAGGAACTCAAAGACAGATCACAAGACTACATTCGTAAAAAGTTTCTGAGTGTCACCAAAGAGCAAGAGTTTCTTCAGTTGAGAAAAGACCAACTCATAAGTATACTCGACAGTGATGATTTAAATGTAGACAAAGAAGAACATGTTTATGACAGCATTATAAGGTGGTTTGAGCATGAACAAAATAAGAGAGAAGTGCACCTTCCAGAAATATTTGCCAAATGCATCCGTATGCCTCTGTTGGAAGAGACATTTTTAGAGAAAATCCCTCCCATGTTTGCACAGGCTATGGCCAAAAGCTGTGTACAAAAGGGACAACATAGTGCCAATGGCTATACACAACGGCTTGGAATGACTGCTTCTGAAATGATCATATGCTTTGATGCTGCCCACAAACACTCAGGAAAGAAGCAAACAGTGCCTTGTTTAGATTCGGTCACAGGGAGAGTGTTTAAACTATGCAAGCCACCAAATGACTTGAGGGAGGTTGGAATTCTTGTATCTCCTGATAACGATATTTATATTGCGGGTGGTTACAGACCAAGCAGCAGCGAGGTCTCCATTGACCACAGAGCAGAGAGTGATTTCTGGATGTATGATCACTCTGGCAATAGGTGGATCCCGAAAGCTCCTTTGTTGCGAGCCAGAATAGGCTGCAAATTGGTTCATTGCTGTGGTAAACTGTATGCAATAGGTGGTCGTGTTTATGAAGGAGACGGGCGAAACTCTCTCAAGTCTGTGGAGTGTTATGACAGCCGGGAGAACTGTTGGACAGCTGTCTGTCCAATGCCGGTAGCAATGGAGTTTCATAGTGCTGTGGAATATAAGGATAACATCTATGTTTTACAGG GAGAATTTTTTCTCTGCTATGATCCTCAGAAGGATTACTGGGGGTTTTTGACCCCAATGACTGTGCCTAGAATCCAAGGCTTGGCAACTGTGTACAATGACTCCATCTACTACATAGCTGGAACCTGTGGAAACCATCAACGTATGTTTACCGTAGAGGCCTATGACATTGAACAGAATAAGTGGACTCGAAAAAAAGACTTCCCGTGTGATCAATCCATTAACCCATACATAAAACTCGTACTCCTCAAAAACAAACTCCACCTGTTTGTCAGAGCTACTCAAGTCACTGTTGAAGAACACGTTTTCAGAACCAGCAGGAAGAATTCGCTCTATCAGTACGATGAGGTTACCGACCAATGGCAAAAAGTATACGAGACTCCAGATAGGCTCTGGGATTTAGGCCGGCATTTTGAATGTGTTGTTGCTAAATTGTATCCGCAGTGTCTTCAgaaagttatttaa